The following are from one region of the Arachis duranensis cultivar V14167 unplaced genomic scaffold, aradu.V14167.gnm2.J7QH unplaced_Scaffold_134752, whole genome shotgun sequence genome:
- the LOC107472507 gene encoding N6-mAMP deaminase — translation MEWWMSMPKVELHAHLNGSIRGSTLLELARALWDKGLIDFSQVEHVILKNDHMTVTRIANEVVEDFASEKVVYLELRTTPKKNDSQGMSKRSYVEAVLEGIRSVSSVDVALIPYTEDPRNLLESPATNDKCDGNSRKKIFVRLLLSADRRETTEATMETVKLALEMRHLGVVGIDLSGNPKVGKWYVNLSRTLA, via the exons atggAGTGGTGGATGTCAATGCCAAAGGTGGAACTCCATGCTCACCTCAATGGATCCATCAGAGGCTCCACTCTCCT AGAACTCGCTAGAGCTTTGTGGGACAAGGGTCTAATAGATTTTTCCCAAGTGGAGCATGTTATCCTTAAAA ATGATCACATGACTGTTACAAGAATTGCGAATGAA GTTGTTGAAGATTTCGCATCAGAAAAGGTTGTCTATCTCGAATTGAGAACCACCCCAAAG AAAAACGATTCCCAAGGAATGAGCAAACGTTCTTATGTTGAAGCTGTATTGGAAGGGATAAGATCTGTCAGCTCGGTTGATGTGGCTTTAATTCCTTATACTGAGGATCCTAGAAATCTTTTAGAATCTCCAGCTACAAATGATAAATGTGATGGAAATAGTAGGAAGAAAATCTTTGTTAGGCTTCTCTTGAGTGCTGATCGTAGGGAGACAACAGAAGCAACTATGGAAACT GTGAAACTGGCACTGGAAATGAGGCATTTGGGGGTGGTTGGAATTGACCTATCTGGGAATCCAAAGGTTGGCAAATGGTATGTCAATCTATCAAGGACTCTAGCATAG